In one Liolophura sinensis isolate JHLJ2023 chromosome 11, CUHK_Ljap_v2, whole genome shotgun sequence genomic region, the following are encoded:
- the LOC135478148 gene encoding diacetyl reductase [(S)-acetoin forming]-like: MDGQHEPSDPPTNGLTDHGAILLTGGTTGIGLGTAQELVLLGFRKFILGYATHDEHANVAKSNLEQNKGVKVVLVKGDVSEKRTVEEIFKVVDEDFGGSLYAILHTAGVMPPINDEDPEKTFEAFTKLYPKAFWRLVERGVPYMEKSPHGGRIVVLSSPGVNLMSSPRPFYLMAGCGKAALEYLTRHYALVLAPKRITCNVVIPGITKTKAWKEIDPTELAERRCLMKEVIQPEDVGAALAFLVSPKARFITGAFLPVDGGLMFV; encoded by the exons ATGGATGGTCAACATGAGCCATCAGATCCCCCCACCAACGGGCTGACTGACCACGGAGCGATTCTCCTTACCGGCGGCACCACTGGAATCGGgctgggcacagcccaggagCTCGTGCTACTCGGTTTTCGCAAGTTCATCTTAGGGTATGCTACACATGACGAACACGCCAATGTGGCCAAAAGTAACCTGGAACAGAACAAAGGGGTTAAGGTGGTTCTGGTCAAAG gCGATGTGTCCGAAAAGAGAACGGTAGAGGAGATTTTCAAGGTCGTCGACGAGGACTTCGGTGGCTCCTTGTACGCTATTCTCCACACAGCTGGCGTTATGCCACCCATAAATGATGAAGACCCAGAGAAAACGTTTGAGGCCTTCACAAAACTGTACCCGAAGGCTTTTTGGCGGCTGGTGGAGCGAGGAGTGCCTTATATGGAGAAGTCACCACACGGAGGTCGGATCGTAGTACTTTCCAGCCCTGGGGTCAACCTAATGTCCTCACCTAGACCCTTCTACCTAATGGCTGGTTGCGGAAAGGCGGCGCTTGAGTACTTGACCCGGCACTACGCACTCGTATTGGCCCCCAAACGTATCACGTGCAATGTGGTGATCCCGGGTATTACAAAGACTAAGGCGTGGAAGGAAATAGACCCCACGGAACTTGCCGAAAGACGGTGTCTCATGAAGGAAGTCATCCAACCGGAGGATGTCGGAGCAGCACTGGCATTTCTCGTCTCCCCAAAAGCGCGTTTTATCACCGGTGCGTTTCTACCAGTCGATGGGGGACTTATGTTTGTGTGA
- the LOC135477948 gene encoding rRNA N6-adenosine-methyltransferase METTL5-like: MPKLKLKLKELESYLQDVEVFALPKVELEQYPTTPHIAACMLHTIHETFDDIEHRLVADLGCGCGVLSIGAVMLNCGYCLAVDIDHGALDICSANLAEFEMTQVDLVQADIKSLSSQIEDGRLHKCVNTVIMNPPFGTKNNAGLDLKFLRAGINMATDAVYSLHKTSTRAHIFKKAKEWDVQMEVLAELRFNLSNTYKFHKKSSVDIEVDFIRFSFQSDKSLTTKTQMCDI, from the exons ATGCCGaaattgaaactgaaactgaaagaaCTGGAGAGCTATCTACAGGATGTGGAGGTGTTCGCATTGCCAAAAGTTGAGTTGGAACAGTACCCTACCACACCTCACATAGCAG CATGCATGCTGCATACGATACATGAGACTTTTGATGATATTGAGCACCGATTGGTTGCTGATTTAGGCTGTGGATGCGGAGTGTTGAGTATCGGAGCGGTCATGCTGAATTGTGG ATACTGCTTGGCCGTGGACATAGACCATGGAGCCCTCGACATCTGTTCGGCAAACTTGGCCGAGTTTGAAATGACACAAGTCGACCTTGTACAAGCAGACATCAAATCCTTGAGTTCCCAGATAGAAGATGGACGCCTCCATAAATGTGTGAACACTGTGATAATGAACCCACCATTCGGGACAAAGAACAATGCAG GCCTTGATCTGAAATTCTTGCGGGCAGGAATCAACATGGCGACAGATGCGGTATACTCCTTACATAAGACATCAACAAGGGCA CACATTTTCAAGAAGGCCAAGGAGTGGGATGTACAAATGGAAGTGCTAGCAGAGCTAAGATTTAACCTGTCAAACACGTACAAGTTTCACAAGAAATCTTCAGTTGATATTGAGGTGGACTTCATACGGTTTTCATTTCAATCGGACAAATCGTTGACAACAAAGACACAGATGTGTGATATCTGA
- the LOC135478147 gene encoding diacetyl reductase [(S)-acetoin forming]-like, whose protein sequence is MDGQHEPSDPPTNGLTDHGAILLTGGTTGIGLGTAQELVLLGFRKFILGYATHDEHANVAKSNLEQNKGVKVVLVKGDVSEKRTVEEIFKVVDEDFGGSLYAILHTAGVMPPINDEEPEKTFDAFTELYPKAFWRLVERGVPYMEKSPHGGRIVVLSNPGVNLMSSPRPFYLMAGCGKAALEYLTRHYALVLAPKRITCNVVIPGITKTKGWKEIDPTELAERRCPMKEVIQPEDVGAALAFLVSPKARFITGAFLPVDGGLMFV, encoded by the exons ATGGATGGTCAACATGAGCCATCAGATCCCCCCACCAACGGGCTGACTGACCACGGAGCGATTCTCCTTACCGGCGGCACCACTGGAATCGGgctgggcacagcccaggagCTCGTGCTACTCGGTTTTCGCAAGTTCATCTTAGGGTATGCTACACATGACGAACACGCCAATGTGGCCAAAAGTAACCTGGAACAGAACAAAGGGGTTAAGGTGGTTCTGGTCAAAG GCGATGTGTCCGAAAAGAGAACGGTGGAGGAGATTTTCAAGGTCGTCGACGAGGACTTCGGTGGCTCCTTGTACGCTATTCTCCACACAGCTGGCGTTATGCCACCCATAAATGATGAAGAACCAGAGAAAACGTTTGACGCCTTCACAGAACTGTACCCGAAGGCCTTTTGGCGGCTGGTGGAGCGAGGAGTGCCTTATATGGAGAAGTCACCACACGGGGGTCGGATCGTAGTACTTTCCAACCCTGGGGTCAACCTAATGTCCTCACCTAGACCCTTCTACCTAATGGCTGGTTGCGGAAAGGCGGCGCTTGAGTACTTGACCCGGCACTACGCACTCGTATTGGCCCCCAAACGTATCACGTGCAATGTGGTGATCCCGGGTATTACAAAGACTAAGGGGTGGAAGGAGATAGACCCCACGGAACTTGCCGAAAGACGGTGTCCCATGAAGGAAGTCATCCAACCAGAGGATGTCGGAGCAGCACTGGCATTTCTCGTCTCCCCAAAAGCGCGTTTTATCACCGGTGCGTTCCTACCAGTCGATGGGGGACTTATGTTTGTGTGA